A stretch of Geomonas oryzisoli DNA encodes these proteins:
- a CDS encoding DUF1328 family protein: protein MLRWAIIFFIISIIAAVFGFGGIATAAAGIAKLLFYLFLVIAVVMLVAGLLAGRSITR from the coding sequence ACGTTGGGCCATCATTTTCTTCATTATTTCCATCATCGCTGCAGTGTTTGGTTTCGGCGGTATCGCCACTGCTGCGGCGGGTATCGCAAAATTGCTCTTCTACCTGTTCCTGGTTATCGCCGTGGTGATGCTGGTAGCAGGCCTGCTGGCAGGACGGAGCATTACACGATGA